From a region of the Sesamum indicum cultivar Zhongzhi No. 13 linkage group LG3, S_indicum_v1.0, whole genome shotgun sequence genome:
- the LOC105158259 gene encoding ARF guanine-nucleotide exchange factor GNL2 — protein sequence MKKSKRKELGLSCMLNTEVGALLAVIRRPSESNPSFYHLHEESCDASILQSLKSLRALLFNPQQEWRMVDPSVYLAPFLDVIQSDEIPAAATAVALQSILKILRLGIFDEKTPGAKDVINSAVTAITGCRLEKTNLIAEDAVMMRILQVLTAIMRHRCSFLLTDHSACTVVNTCFQVVQQSASRGDLLQRSARYTMYELIQIIYSRLPDIEVKDWENSESDTEDNNMDSGYGIRSAIDIFHFLCSLLNVVDIMETDGPTVQIADESTQVFALYLINSAIELSEDSIGKHPKLLRMIQDDLFHHLIHYGASSSPLVLSMICSTVLNIYHFLRRSIRLQLEAFFSFVLFKVATPGSTLQIQEVAVEAIINFCRQPTFIIELYVNYDCDPTFRNVFEETGKLLCKYAFPTGGVSTSIQVQAFEGLSIIFHYIADNIDKEDDSGPSGPYPVEITEYRPFWEEKPKEDDMDAWVDYLRIRKVQKRKILIAGSHFNRDEKKGLEYLKISQLISEPPNPQAYAYFFRYTPKLDKTIIGNYLGDPDAFHLQVLKEFTETFEFAGMVLDTALRTYLETFRLPGESQKIQRVLEAFSDKFYDQQSSDIFASKDAVMILCYSIIMLNTDQHNPQVKKKMTEEDFIKNNRSINGGNDLPRDYLSELFQSIATNAISLDQPGSTVEMNPNRWIQLVNRAKNIQPFILCDFDRRLGRDMFAAIAGPSIATLAAVFEHSDEEEILHECIEALFSIARIAQYGLEDTLDELLCSFCKFTTLLNPYASAEETLYAFSHDIKPKMAMMAVFTIANTFKDSIRGGWRTIIECLLKLKRLKLLPQSLFEMDNASNSVTEPPMEKLESGIMPSQDPKFGNRQHSSGIMARFLSFMSMESVEEALNLGLSEFEQNMTIIQQCRIGSIFSTSSTLPEESLLSIGRCIIFAAAGKGQKFSTPVEEEETVAFCWELITAVALANTHRIPTYWPHYHDYLLEVAQFPLFSPIPFSEKAIVSLMRICLKILASDQPEGSEELIFKSINLMWRMEKEILETCYEFLLQSAIKIITEYPTKLQTQLGWMSVLHLLSVTGRHPETYDQGVEALMTLMSNTTQITRTNYTYCIDCAFAFVALRNSRIEKNVKIMDMLADTASLLVEWYRAGYSDPGSSVSVTSNAGGSFIEEPARVYNPISFFQRLGESLKKTSLARREEVRNHAVISLKKSFILAEDILFTPITCTNSFYNIIFAMVDDLHEKMLQYSRRENAERETRSMEGTLKLSMEVLTDVYLHFLKPISESPDFRTFWLGILRRMDTCMKAELAEYGASKMPEVIPDLLRKIVTSMKEKEILTRAGEDDLWDTTFYQIQWIAPALTDELFPE from the exons atgaaGAAATCCAAGAGAAAAGAGCTTGGATTATCATGCATGCTCAACACCGAGGTTGGAGCTCTCCTCGCCGTGATCCGTCGTCCCTCGGAATCCAATCCCAGCTTCTACCACCTCCACGAAGAAAGCTGCGATGCTTCGATATTGCAGTCGTTGAAATCTCTGAGGGCCCTTCTCTTTAATCCTCAACAGGAATGGCGGATGGTTGATCCGTCGGTTTACCTCGCACCGTTTCTTGATGTGATACAGAGTGATGAAATTCCGGCCGCTGCCACGGCTGTGGCCCTTCAGTCTATCCTGAAGATCCTCAGGCTTGGTATATTTGATGAGAAGACGCCTGGAGCGAAAGATGTGATAAATTCGGCTGTCACAGCGATCACGGGCTGTCGTCTCGAGAAAACTAACCTGATAGCAGAGGATGCAGTCATGATGAGGATATTACAGGTCTTGACTGCGATTATGAGGCACCGGTGTTCTTTTTTGCTCACTGATCATTCTGCCTGCACGGTTGTGAACACTTGCTTCCAAGTAGTTCAACAGTCGGCCAGCCGTGGAGATTTGCTGCAACGCAGTGCGAGATACACGATGTACGAGCTGATACAGATAATATACTCAAGATTGCCGGATATAGAGGTGAAAGACTGGGAGAATTCAGAGTCAGATACCGAGGATAACAACATGGACTCTGGTTATGGAATACGCTCTGCGATTGATATCTTCCACTTCTTGTGCTCTTTACTCAATGTGGTGGACATTATGGAAACTGACGGACCGACGGTCCAAATTGCAGACGAGAGTACTCAAGTCTTCGCCTTGTATTTGATCAACTCGGCAATAGAATTGAGCGAAGACAGCATAGGCAAACATCCGAAACTTTTGAGAATGATCCAAGATGATCTGTTTCATCATTTAATCCATTACGGTGCATCCTCAAGCCCACTGGTTCTGTCGATGATCTGTAGTACTGTTCTGAACATATACCACTTCCTACGAAG GTCTATTCGTCTCCAACTTGAAGCATTTTTCTCGTTTGTGTTGTTTAAAGTTGCAACTCCCGGAAGCACACTCCAAATCCAGGAAGTTGCAGTCGAAGCGATCATAAATTTCTGCAGACAACCAACTTTCATAATAGAATTGTATGTGAACTACGACTGTGATCCAACTTTCAGGAATGTGTTTGAAGAGACCGGTAAGCTGCTCTGCAAGTATGCGTTTCCCACAGGTGGGGTCTCGACAAGTATTCAGGTTCAGGCATTTGAAGGACTTTCCATCATTTTTCACTATATTGCTGATAACATTGATAAAGAAGACGACTCCGGTCCATCTGGACCATATCCAGTCGAGATTACCGAGTACAGACCTTTCTGGGAAGAGAAACCGAAGGAGGACGATATGGATGCTTGGGTGGATTATCTGAGAATCAGAAAAGTGCAGAAAAGGAAGATACTGATTGCAGGAAGTCATTTTAACCGAGATGAGAAAAAGGGTCTGGAGTATCTGAAGATTTCTCAATTGATATCAGAACCACCGAATCCACAAGcctatgcttatttttttcGGTACACCCCGAAACTTGACAAGACAATTATAGGGAACTATCTTGGTGATCCTGATGCCTTTCACCTTCAAGTCCTCAAAGAATTCACAGAAACATTTGAGTTTGCCGGAATGGTGCTAGATACTGCACTTAGGACGTACCTGGAGACTTTCAGGTTACCAGGAGAATCTCAAAAGATACAGAGGGTTCTTGAAGCATTCTCGGACAAATTCTACGACCAACAGTCCTCGGATATTTTCGCGAGCAAGGATGCAGTCATGATTCTTTGCTACTCGATCATTATGCTCAATACTGATCAACATAATCCACAGGTCAAGAAGAAGATGACAGAGGAGGACTTCATAAAAAACAACAGATCAATAAATGGGGGGAACGATCTCCCTCGGGATTACCTATCTGAGCTTTTCCAGTCCATTGCAACCAATGCGATCAGCCTTGATCAACCTGGTTCAACAGTAGAAATGAATCCAAATAGATGGATCCAGTTGGTAAACCGGGCCAAGAATATTCAACCATTCATCTTATGTGATTTTGACCGTCGACTCGGAAGAGATATGTTTGCTGCTATTGCTGGACCCTCAATTGCAACTCTTGCAGCAGTTTTTGAACACTCTGACGAAGAGGAAATCCTCCATGAATGCATTGAAGCATTGTTTTCAATTGCTAGAATAGCTCAGTATGGACTGGAAGATACTCTGGATGAGCTCCTTTGCTCATTCTGCAAATTCACGACGTTACTAAACCCTTATGCCTCTGCAGAAGAAACATTATATGCTTTCAGCCATGACATTAAGCCAAAGATGGCTATGATGGCAGTTTTCACCATTGCAAATACTTTCAAAGACTCCATCAGAGGCGGCTGGAGAACCATCATCGAGTGCTTGCTGAAGCTCAAAAGGCTCAAGTTACTTCCACAGTCTTTGTTCGAGATGGATAATGCTTCCAACTCGGTTACAGAACCGCCGATGGAAAAATTAGAGTCGGGCATTATGCCAAGTCAAGATCCTAAATTTGGCAACAGACAGCATAGCTCAGGCATAATGGCTAGATTTCTAAGTTTCATGTCAATGGAGAGTGTTGAAGAAGCTCTAAATCTTGGCTTAAGCGAATTTGAACAGAACATGACGATCATTCAACAATGTCGTATTGGAAGCATCTTCAGCACGAGTTCAACTCTACCTGAAGAATCTTTGCTCAGTATTGGGCGTTGCATCATATTCGCTGCAGCTGGAAAAGGCCAAAAGTTTAGCACCCCAGTCGAGGAGGAGGAGACTGTTGCATTTTGTTGGGAACTAATAACCGCTGTAGCTCTTGCCAATACTCACAGAATCCCAACATATTGGCCTCATTACCATGATTACTTGCTGGAAGTGGCACAATTCCCTCTTTTTTCGCCCATtccattttctgaaaaagcCATTGTATCACTGATGAGGATATGCCTCAAGATTCTTGCTTCAGATCAACCGGAGGGTTCAGAGGAACTCATTTTCAAGTCGATAAACTTGATGTGGAGGATGGAAAAGGAAATTCTAGAAACTTGTTATGAGTTCCTGTTGCAATCGGCAATCAAAATCATCACAGAATATCCCACAAAATTGCAAACACAATTGGGGTGGATGTCAGTCCTGCATCTTCTATCTGTCACAGGCCGTCATCCAGAAACCTATGATCAGGGTGTTGAGGCCTTAATGACGTTGATGTCCAATACGACACAAATAACACGAACAAACTATACCTACTGCATCGACTGTGCTTTCGCCTTCGTAGCACTCAGGAACAGTCGAATCGAGAAGAATGTTAAAATAATGGATATGCTGGCAGACACAGCAAGTCTGCTGGTTGAATGGTATAGAGCTGGATATTCAGATCCCGGAAGTTCCGTCAGTGTAACAAGTAATGCAGGTGGTTCTTTCATTGAAGAACCTGCAAGAGTTTATAATCCAATCAGCTTCTTTCAGAGGCTAGGAGAATCCCTTAAGAAGACAAGCTTGGCCAGGAGAGAAGAAGTAAGAAACCATGCCGTCATTTCTCTAAAGAAAAGCTTCATATTAGCCGAGGACATCTTATTCACACCAATAACCTGTACAAATTCCTTCTACAACATTATCTTTGCTATGGTTGACGATTTACACGAAAAGATGCTGCAATACTCAAGAAGAGAGAATGCAGAGAGGGAAACAAGAAGTATGGAAGGTACACTCAAGCTCTCCATGGAAGTCTTAACTGACGTCTATTTGCACTTCTTGAAGCCTATTTCAGAGAGTCCTGATTTCAGGACATTCTGGTTGGGAATACTGAGGAGGATGGATACATGCATGAAAGCTGAGCTAGCAGAGTATGGTGCATCAAAAATGCCAGAAGTAATTCCAGACCTGTTGAGAAAGATTGTGACGAGTATGAAGGAAAAGGAGATTTTGACACGGGCAGGAGAAGATGATTTATGGGACACAACCTTTTATCAGATACAATGGATAGCTCCAGCACTCACAGATGAGTTGTTTCCCGAGTGA
- the LOC105158258 gene encoding uncharacterized protein LOC105158258, whose amino-acid sequence MQPPHQHSRINLAELKAQIVKKLGPEGSKQYFSYLHRFLSLKLSKVEFNKLCLRILGRENIPLHNQFIRSILRNACSAKAPPAPSHKDDAYKYVTHVGGKEISADGYLQNGSHTSMTQASGLPGLSNGGDMLPVSPRKARTGFRDRRSGDRRSALGPNGKTGFASHLSTTTQSSDLNAVVENGDMNPPDIGRAVQQHQGLLRQSDNESENLVMQPAKMSIVRRSPDGSAPLCSKDETELVVRNDGKENSARSPLRAPLGVPFCPVSVGGARKALPPASRGGFISTFNDCALLDSLTLRKRMEHIATAQGLEAVSVDCANILNHGLDSYMKGLIRSCIELLGANSGHELTKSNAHKHHSHTKLINGVKQGHQYQIQNGGEHFGLQEQKIRGPISLQDLRVAMELNPRQLGEDWPLLLEKICMHAFEE is encoded by the coding sequence ATGCAACCGCCTCATCAGCATTCACGTATCAATCTTGCTGAGTTGAAAGCTCAGATAGTAAAGAAACTAGGGCCGGAGGGGTCCAAGCAGTACTTTTCTTACTTGCACAGATTCCTGAGTTTGAAACTGAGTAAGGTTGAGTTCAATAAGCTTTGTCTAAGGATTCTTGGGCGGGAAAATATTCCACTTCACAATCAGTTTATTCGTTCAATTCTGAGAAATGCTTGTAGTGCCAAAGCCCCACCAGCACCAAGTCACAAGGATGATGCTTACAAATATGTTACACATGTTGGTGGGAAGGAGATTTCAGCTGATGGTTACCTGCAGAATGGGTCCCACACCAGTATGACTCAGGCTTCCGGCTTGCCAGGTCTATCAAATGGAGGTGACATGCTACCAGTCTCGCCTCGAAAGGCCAGGACTGGTTTTCGTGATAGGAGAAGTGGGGACCGCCGTAGCGCTCTTGGCCCTAATGGGAAGACTGGCTTTGCTTCTCATCTGTCTACTACCACGCAGTCAAGTGATTTAAATGCCGTGGTGGAGAATGGGGATATGAATCCACCTGATATTGGGAGGGCAGTGCAGCAGCATCAAGGACTCCTGCGGCAATCAGATAATGAGAGTGAGAATTTGGTTATGCAACCTGCTAAAATGTCCATAGTAAGGAGATCACCAGATGGTTCAGCTCCCCTATGCAGCAAGGATGAGACAGAGTTGGTTGTTAGAAATGATGGGAAAGAGAATTCTGCTAGGAGTCCACTCCGAGCGCCCCTTGGGGTTCCGTTTTGTCCAGTCAGCGTTGGTGGGGCCCGCAAGGCCCTGCCTCCAGCAAGTCGCGGTGGATTTATCAGCACATTCAATGACTGCGCTTTGTTGGACAGTCTTACATTAAGGAAACGAATGGAGCATATTGCTACGGCACAGGGTCTTGAAGCAGTGTCAGTGGATTGTGCCAACATACTGAACCATGGTTTAGATTCTTACATGAAAGGATTAATTAGGTCTTGCATTGAACTCTTGGGAGCAAACTCAGGGCATGAGTTGACAAAGAGTAATGCCCACAAGCACCACTCACATACGAAACTTATTAATGGTGTCAAACAAGGTCATCAATATCAGATTCAAAATGGTGGCGAGCATTTTGGATTGCAAGAACAGAAAATCCGTGGCCCAATTTCTTTGCAGGACCTTAGAGTTGCTATGGAACTTAATCCAAGGCAACTTGGGGAAGACTGGCCGTTGTTGCTAGAGAAAATATGTATGCATGCATTTGAAGAGTAA